The proteins below are encoded in one region of Pomacea canaliculata isolate SZHN2017 linkage group LG7, ASM307304v1, whole genome shotgun sequence:
- the LOC112568803 gene encoding uncharacterized protein LOC112568803 produces the protein MSRRRGDYAPYPLNMLISWLIVVLALLHKVNTQADCDASERPVLKCYFPRNVNATQTDFSVYFQFDNGYEELLVDCIWLNHWFQCLKQEGFNITQQVSTTAEISLPTRFKSANGTYRCNLEGLEHKLGNPCRSGEKRQDKQVETQTNQFNGTIPENHPNDKGSPVPVHIVVLPLFAGLTVIAVAVTVLYKRKQLSKPEVKIPWEHVNA, from the exons ATGTCCAG GCGGAGGGGAGACTATGCACCATATCCGTTAAATATGCTAATTTCGTGGCTTATTGTGGTACTCGCTCTGCTTCATAAAG TGAACACACAAGCAGACTGCGATGCATCTGAGAGGCCGGTATTAAAATGTTACTTTCCCAGAAATGTGAATGCCACGCAAAcagatttttcagtttattttcagttcGATAATGGTTATGAAG AGCTGCTGGTTGACTGCATTTGGCTGAATCACTGGTTTCAATGCCTCAAGCAGGAAGGCTTTAATATCACGCAGCAGGTTTCGACAACTGCTGAAATCAGTTTGCCAACACGATTTAAAAGCGCTAATGGAACATACAGATGTAATCTTGAGGGTCTCGAACATAAACTAGGAAATCCCTGTCGATCTGGTGAAAAGCGACAAGACAAGCAAGTAGAGACCCAGACAAATCAGTTTAACGGAACCATCCCCGAAAATCATCCTAATGACAAAG GTTCACCTGTACCTGTACATATAGTGGTGCTACCTCTCTTCGCTGGTTTGACTGTGATTGCAGTAGCTGTTACTGTTCTATATAAGCGAAAACAATTG tcaaaACCAGAAGTGAAAATACCATGGGAGCATGTCAACGCctaa
- the LOC112569239 gene encoding uncharacterized protein LOC112569239 yields MGNTFCFMVLLLLFPESGQSSTIACTSRDEELSYDRSVLAENTFANFTYQLKSMANIEKSDYRIEIKLCDIGTLYESCRCRWFLNSDPVCRSMKNDSFCDADESEMRVSLLIRRTYTDVLWVLLKQSSPPSVLKHTTVQVTYQAKITDLYLNGQEANGTHIVDENEDVNISCFFINGNPPVSIRMVDGTGHTLSSVRHGQGPLTLSLGVVHCHNVWPTIRCEAPGSELNKSVVILVICRPQLSYISKQVTDVQKVLTEGLTLAMRSYTRNIRKCLMTQVQPITSTREVKCEVSGHAPVSN; encoded by the exons ATGGGTAACACATTTTGCTTCATGGtacttctgcttctttttccaGAGAGTGGACAGAGCAGCACTATAGCTT GTACATCGAGAGATGAAGAGCTCTCTTATGACCGCAGTGTACTTGCAGAAAACACGTTCGCCAACTTTACTTATCAGCTAAAATCGATGGCGAATATTGAAAAATCTGATTATCGCATCGAAATAAAGCTATGTGACATTGGTACACTCTATGAATCGTGTAGGTGCCGATGGTTCTTAAATTCTGATCCAGTCTGCAGAAGTATGAAAAATGATTCGTTCTGTGATGCCGACGAATCCGAAATGCGGGTTTCTTTGCTCATCAGGAGAACTTATACTGATGTTTTATGGGTGCTTTTAAAACAGAGCTCACCCCCATCTGTTCTGAAGCACACAACTGTACAAGTCACTT ACCAGGCAAAAATCACAGATTTGTATTTAAATGGACAGGAGGCTAACGGGACACACATCGTTGACGAAAATGAGGATGTCaacatttcatgtttctttataaaTGGAAATCCTCCGGTCAGCATCCGCATGGTGGACGGCACTGGTCACACTCTCAGCTCTGTGAGACATGGTCAGGGTCCTCTAACACTGTCACTAGGAGTGGTCCACTGTCACAATGTGTGGCCGACCATCAGGTGTGAGGCGCCTGGCTCAGAACTGAACAAATCTGTGGTCATCCTTGTGATAT GTCGACCCCAGCTGTCCTACATAAGTAAACAAGTCACAGATGTACAGAAAGTTTTAACTGAAGGTCTGACATTGGCTATGAGATCCTACACCAGAAACATCAGGAAGTGTCTGATGACCCAGGTACAGCCGATTACTTCCACCAGGGAAGTGAAATGCGAAGTGAGTGGACATGCCCCTGTATCAAACTAA
- the LOC112569517 gene encoding uncharacterized protein LOC112569517 isoform X2, with protein sequence MDSLDQILQDVEEDLFVDSENDVCGKIPHDKNIKVNIDLVDQVCEKLIADNCMPTEVHEACRSVDRQELVSRMQFLERCFELLKTCFKNSSKEKVWTKFHMAMKDQDNLRSLDEMVTSAVSPWLCFEALNIMISTVFDTFFKTEIKYTEKGNQ encoded by the exons ATGGACAGTCTTGACCAGATTTTGCAG GATGTGGAAGAAGATCTATTCGTTGATTCTGAGAATGATGTTTGTGGAAAGATACcacatgacaaaaatatcaaa GTGAACATTGATTTGGTAGACCAAGTCTGTGAGAAACTGATTGCTGATAACTGCATGCCTACAGAGGTACATGAAGCTTGCAGGAGTGTTGACA GACAAGAGCTTGTGTCTCGAATGCAGTTCCTGGAAAGATGTTTTGAACTGCTTAAGACCTGTTTCAAGAACAGCAGCAAGGAAAAAGTGTGGACAAAATTCCACATGGCAATGAAAGATCAAGACAACCTTCGGTCACTTGATGAGATGGTCACTTCAGCTGTCTCACCATGGCTCTGTTTTGAAGCTTTGAATATTATGATTAGTACTGTTTTTGACACATTTTTCAAGACAGAAatcaaatacacagaaaaaggaaatcaaTAA
- the LOC112569517 gene encoding uncharacterized protein LOC112569517 isoform X1 — MLRVDFVLISQDVEEDLFVDSENDVCGKIPHDKNIKVNIDLVDQVCEKLIADNCMPTEVHEACRSVDRQELVSRMQFLERCFELLKTCFKNSSKEKVWTKFHMAMKDQDNLRSLDEMVTSAVSPWLCFEALNIMISTVFDTFFKTEIKYTEKGNQ, encoded by the exons ATGCTTCGTGTTGATTTTGTTCTCATATCGCAGGATGTGGAAGAAGATCTATTCGTTGATTCTGAGAATGATGTTTGTGGAAAGATACcacatgacaaaaatatcaaa GTGAACATTGATTTGGTAGACCAAGTCTGTGAGAAACTGATTGCTGATAACTGCATGCCTACAGAGGTACATGAAGCTTGCAGGAGTGTTGACA GACAAGAGCTTGTGTCTCGAATGCAGTTCCTGGAAAGATGTTTTGAACTGCTTAAGACCTGTTTCAAGAACAGCAGCAAGGAAAAAGTGTGGACAAAATTCCACATGGCAATGAAAGATCAAGACAACCTTCGGTCACTTGATGAGATGGTCACTTCAGCTGTCTCACCATGGCTCTGTTTTGAAGCTTTGAATATTATGATTAGTACTGTTTTTGACACATTTTTCAAGACAGAAatcaaatacacagaaaaaggaaatcaaTAA